A part of Maridesulfovibrio hydrothermalis AM13 = DSM 14728 genomic DNA contains:
- a CDS encoding uracil-xanthine permease family protein — MSTSSTEYNFRARDFVLGAQMLFVAFGALVLVPLLTGLDPNVALFTAGAGTLVFQIVTKGKIPVFLASSFAFIAPIIYGVQTWGIPSTMCGLVAAGVFYIFLSFLIRWRGTDILRRILPPVVTGPVIMVIGLILAPVAVFMAVGKTGDGSVVLVPEKTALIVSMVSLSVTVAVSLLGKGWLKLVPILCGIAAGYITSLFMGLVNFDAVAAAPWIAMPQFVYPEWNLEAILFIVPVAIAPAIEHFGDVLAIGSVSGKDYVKEPGIQNTMLGDGLATSLAAMLGGPPNTTYSEVTGAVALIKVFNPAIMTWAAIVAMALAFCGKVGAFLSTIPVPVMGGIMVLLFGAIMVVGMNTLVRAGEDLLEARNLAIVALIVIFGVGGMSLPTPFSDEFRLGGIGLAGILGVFLNLVLPQQKKTEE, encoded by the coding sequence ATGAGCACATCCAGTACTGAATACAATTTCCGGGCAAGAGATTTTGTCCTTGGCGCGCAGATGTTATTTGTCGCCTTTGGCGCACTTGTCCTTGTTCCGCTTCTGACCGGCCTTGACCCCAACGTGGCTCTTTTCACGGCCGGGGCTGGTACACTTGTTTTCCAGATTGTTACAAAAGGAAAGATACCGGTATTTCTGGCATCCTCTTTTGCTTTTATCGCACCTATTATATATGGTGTGCAGACTTGGGGCATCCCGTCTACTATGTGCGGCCTTGTTGCGGCCGGGGTGTTTTATATCTTTCTCAGCTTTTTGATCCGCTGGCGCGGCACGGATATATTGAGAAGAATCCTGCCTCCTGTTGTTACAGGGCCGGTCATTATGGTTATCGGTCTGATTCTGGCTCCTGTGGCGGTATTTATGGCTGTTGGTAAAACAGGTGACGGCTCAGTCGTTTTGGTTCCTGAAAAAACCGCCCTGATTGTTTCCATGGTTTCCCTTTCTGTGACTGTAGCAGTTTCCCTGCTTGGTAAAGGCTGGTTGAAACTGGTCCCGATCCTTTGCGGTATTGCTGCCGGTTACATTACATCCCTTTTTATGGGGCTGGTTAATTTTGATGCCGTTGCCGCCGCTCCGTGGATTGCAATGCCTCAGTTTGTTTACCCTGAATGGAACCTTGAAGCGATTCTGTTCATTGTGCCCGTTGCCATCGCTCCTGCTATTGAACACTTTGGCGATGTTCTGGCGATCGGTTCTGTTTCCGGCAAGGATTACGTGAAAGAGCCGGGTATTCAGAACACCATGCTCGGCGACGGCCTTGCAACATCTCTGGCTGCAATGCTTGGCGGACCTCCCAACACAACTTATTCTGAAGTGACCGGAGCAGTAGCCCTGATCAAAGTGTTCAACCCTGCAATTATGACCTGGGCCGCAATTGTTGCCATGGCTTTGGCATTTTGCGGTAAGGTCGGCGCATTTTTGTCCACTATCCCCGTACCTGTAATGGGCGGCATCATGGTTCTGCTTTTCGGAGCGATCATGGTTGTCGGTATGAATACTCTGGTTCGGGCCGGTGAAGACCTTCTCGAAGCGCGTAACCTCGCTATTGTGGCTCTTATTGTTATATTCGGTGTTGGCGGTATGTCGTTGCCCACACCTTTTAGCGATGAATTCAGACTGGGCGGAATCGGACTTGCCGGTATCCTCGGGGTATTTCTGAACCTTGTCCTGCCGCAGCAAAAGAAGACCGAAGAATAG
- a CDS encoding 3-isopropylmalate dehydratase small subunit — translation MTIKGTAHRVGAHIDTDAIIPARFLVTTDPDELGANCMEGLEAGWIKRVKQNDIMVADENFGCGSSREHAPISLLGAGIPVVVAKSFARIFYRNGFNMGLVLLEVGDDFKKLGDGDQLEVDADKGEIKNLTTGETITCAPVPPFMKSILDCGGLVEYVKNRLAS, via the coding sequence ATGACTATTAAAGGTACTGCTCATAGAGTCGGGGCACATATTGATACTGATGCAATTATCCCTGCCCGTTTTCTGGTCACAACCGACCCTGACGAGCTTGGTGCAAATTGTATGGAAGGTCTCGAAGCAGGATGGATTAAACGTGTTAAGCAAAATGATATCATGGTTGCCGATGAAAATTTCGGTTGCGGATCATCTCGCGAGCACGCACCGATTTCCTTGTTAGGGGCGGGAATCCCGGTTGTTGTTGCCAAAAGTTTTGCCCGCATTTTTTATCGTAACGGCTTTAATATGGGCCTTGTTCTCCTTGAAGTTGGTGATGATTTTAAAAAACTCGGTGATGGTGATCAGCTTGAAGTTGATGCCGACAAAGGTGAAATCAAGAATCTGACCACCGGTGAAACAATCACCTGTGCACCTGTTCCTCCGTTCATGAAGAGTATTTTAGACTGCGGCGGACTTGTGGAGTACGTTAAAAACCGTCTCGCTTCTTAG
- the upp gene encoding uracil phosphoribosyltransferase, translated as MAVHVVDHPLVRHKLGILREDGISTSRFRALAQEISRLLTYEATKDLITEPKTIQGWAGEVEVEMIKGKKITVVPILRAGLGMMDGVLDMVPGARVSVVGFYRDEETLQPVEYYVKLAKNIDERIALILDPMLATGGTLLATIDLLKKAGCTNIKGLFLVAAPEGVEKIVKAHPDVDIYTASIDEKLNDVGYILPGLGDAGDKIFGTK; from the coding sequence GTGGCGGTACATGTGGTAGACCATCCATTGGTAAGACACAAGCTCGGCATTCTCCGTGAAGACGGCATCAGCACCAGCCGTTTTCGCGCACTGGCTCAGGAAATATCCAGACTCCTCACTTATGAGGCGACAAAAGACCTTATCACTGAACCTAAAACTATCCAAGGCTGGGCCGGGGAAGTTGAAGTTGAGATGATCAAGGGTAAAAAAATTACCGTTGTTCCTATCCTGAGAGCAGGACTCGGTATGATGGACGGTGTCCTTGACATGGTTCCCGGTGCTCGCGTGAGCGTTGTCGGTTTTTACCGCGACGAAGAAACCTTGCAGCCTGTAGAGTATTACGTCAAGCTTGCAAAGAACATTGACGAGCGCATTGCGCTTATCCTTGATCCTATGCTTGCAACCGGTGGAACTCTGCTTGCAACAATCGACCTGCTTAAAAAGGCCGGATGTACCAATATCAAGGGACTTTTTCTAGTAGCGGCTCCGGAAGGAGTTGAGAAAATTGTCAAGGCTCATCCTGATGTGGATATCTACACTGCGTCAATTGATGAGAAACTTAATGACGTCGGATACATCCTCCCCGGTCTCGGAGATGCAGGGGATAAGATTTTCGGCACTAAATAA
- a CDS encoding phosphatidylserine decarboxylase family protein, with product MRQPSIGVSLEGLPYIYLSAFTTLCFALLDCWFMTLVLLGLTAFIGHFFRDPERVAPEDIDAVVSPADGKVIKVEYIEDPLSGEMRQCIAIFMNVFNVHVNRMPVSGKIERVRYIPGKFFNADFDKASTDNERNIVEIVGKGNQRFTIVQIAGLIARRIVCWAEKGDKLKRGDRYGLIKFGSRVDLYLPDGYDSLVSVGDKVVAGETAIARKGNA from the coding sequence ATGCGTCAACCTTCCATCGGTGTCAGCCTTGAAGGGCTTCCTTATATTTATTTGAGTGCGTTTACCACACTCTGTTTTGCTTTGCTTGACTGCTGGTTCATGACTCTGGTCCTTTTGGGGCTGACAGCTTTTATCGGTCACTTTTTCCGTGATCCTGAAAGAGTTGCTCCCGAAGATATTGACGCAGTTGTCTCACCTGCTGATGGAAAAGTTATTAAAGTTGAATACATTGAAGATCCGCTGTCCGGTGAAATGCGTCAGTGCATCGCAATTTTCATGAATGTTTTTAATGTTCACGTTAACCGCATGCCTGTTTCTGGTAAAATAGAGCGAGTTCGTTACATTCCCGGTAAATTTTTCAATGCTGATTTTGATAAAGCCAGCACCGATAATGAGCGCAATATTGTTGAAATAGTTGGTAAAGGTAACCAGCGGTTCACTATAGTTCAGATTGCCGGACTGATTGCCCGCCGCATCGTCTGCTGGGCCGAAAAAGGTGATAAGCTTAAGCGCGGTGATCGTTATGGTTTGATCAAGTTCGGTTCCCGGGTTGACCTTTATCTTCCGGACGGGTATGACTCTCTCGTCAGCGTCGGTGACAAGGTTGTTGCAGGCGAGACAGCAATAGCTCGAAAGGGCAACGCTTAA
- the mnmA gene encoding tRNA 2-thiouridine(34) synthase MnmA, translating into MESGFRYPELKELVAGRKAAMAVSGGADSLLSLVLLKESGADVIAVHGCFLGQENAKPAVAGLEKRCAELDVPLHVFDFTAEFDKLVVEPFVQEYLKGNTPNPCALCNPEIKFGILNNAARELGAQLLGTGHYVRLAEHPEYGMMLARGADIGKDQSYFLSLVPKMAVLNAVFPLGGHSKEKTYAELAKRNVEIPLPSESQEICFVPDDDYRQFLMDRDVKLSGPGDVMLTCGTKIGRHKGLWRYTQGQRRGLGIAWKCPIYVLDKDMKRNILIVGTSDELDAAGCVAGAMNYHIEFEKWPETVFIQTRYRQRSKPSKARKEGNQMFFDFIEPHSRPTPGQIVAVYTEDGAVLAGGLILGPL; encoded by the coding sequence ATGGAATCTGGTTTTAGGTATCCTGAGCTGAAAGAACTGGTCGCCGGCCGTAAAGCCGCTATGGCAGTCAGTGGCGGCGCAGACAGTTTGCTTTCGCTGGTCCTTCTTAAGGAAAGCGGGGCAGATGTTATTGCTGTTCACGGCTGCTTTCTCGGACAGGAGAATGCAAAGCCTGCTGTTGCAGGGCTGGAAAAGCGGTGTGCAGAACTTGATGTTCCGTTGCATGTTTTCGATTTTACTGCTGAATTTGATAAACTGGTGGTGGAGCCGTTTGTTCAGGAATATTTGAAAGGAAACACCCCTAATCCGTGTGCTCTCTGCAATCCTGAGATCAAATTCGGGATACTTAATAATGCCGCCCGTGAACTTGGAGCACAGCTGCTTGGGACAGGACATTATGTGCGGCTTGCAGAGCATCCTGAATACGGAATGATGCTTGCGCGCGGTGCTGATATCGGCAAAGATCAAAGTTATTTTTTGTCACTTGTACCGAAGATGGCAGTGCTTAACGCTGTTTTTCCGCTTGGGGGACATAGCAAGGAAAAGACTTACGCAGAACTTGCAAAGCGCAATGTTGAAATTCCGCTTCCTTCTGAAAGTCAGGAAATATGTTTTGTTCCTGATGACGATTACAGGCAGTTTTTGATGGATCGTGATGTGAAGTTGTCCGGCCCCGGAGACGTTATGCTGACCTGCGGGACCAAAATTGGCAGGCATAAAGGATTGTGGCGATACACGCAGGGACAGCGGAGGGGGCTGGGCATTGCGTGGAAATGTCCTATTTATGTACTCGATAAAGATATGAAACGTAATATTTTAATTGTCGGGACAAGTGACGAACTGGACGCCGCAGGGTGCGTAGCCGGGGCAATGAATTATCATATTGAATTTGAAAAGTGGCCTGAAACAGTGTTTATTCAGACTCGTTACCGGCAGCGGTCCAAGCCTTCCAAGGCACGTAAAGAAGGTAACCAGATGTTTTTTGATTTTATTGAGCCTCATTCACGCCCGACACCGGGGCAGATTGTAGCGGTTTACACAGAAGACGGAGCCGTGCTCGCAGGAGGGCTTATTCTGGGACCTCTTTAG
- the pssA gene encoding CDP-diacylglycerol--serine O-phosphatidyltransferase: MTKEKRIPKHKGVYILPNLVTVSSLFCGFLAMNWVVEGQYEMSAVAILVSCLLDGLDGKVARLTGTSSEFGVQLDSLADVVAFGVTPAFMVYHWQLQQFGRLGMLAAFLLIACGALRLARFNVQTATTPKAHFIGLPIPAAGCTLATLILFAPYIPENIAQSVLPMFTLVLVYCLSFLMVSSVRYNSFKEIGMFKAHPFSSMVTVIALFAMVASQPKFLGFIIFAGYIISGPIYTVFILSRRSNKLLGKSSKELS, from the coding sequence ATGACTAAGGAAAAAAGAATACCAAAGCACAAGGGCGTATACATCCTGCCCAACCTCGTTACCGTGTCAAGCCTGTTTTGCGGCTTTCTCGCGATGAACTGGGTTGTTGAAGGACAATACGAGATGAGTGCTGTCGCTATACTTGTCAGCTGTCTTCTGGACGGGCTTGACGGTAAAGTGGCAAGGTTGACCGGGACCAGCAGTGAGTTCGGCGTACAGCTTGATTCACTTGCGGACGTGGTTGCCTTTGGTGTTACTCCTGCTTTCATGGTCTATCACTGGCAGCTTCAACAGTTCGGCAGACTGGGCATGCTTGCAGCTTTCTTATTGATTGCCTGCGGAGCACTCAGGCTCGCCCGCTTTAATGTGCAGACAGCTACAACACCAAAGGCCCATTTTATAGGACTGCCTATTCCTGCGGCAGGCTGTACTTTGGCGACTTTGATCCTGTTTGCCCCTTACATTCCAGAAAATATAGCCCAGAGTGTTCTGCCAATGTTCACTCTGGTGCTTGTATATTGCCTTTCTTTCTTAATGGTAAGCTCTGTCCGTTACAATTCTTTCAAAGAAATTGGAATGTTCAAAGCTCATCCCTTCAGCTCTATGGTGACCGTAATAGCACTCTTTGCTATGGTTGCTTCACAGCCCAAATTTTTGGGTTTCATTATTTTTGCCGGTTATATTATTTCCGGTCCTATTTACACTGTTTTTATTCTATCCCGCAGAAGCAATAAGCTACTAGGAAAGTCCTCCAAAGAATTGTCATAG
- a CDS encoding 2-isopropylmalate synthase, which translates to MSDKVYIFDTTLRDGEQSPGATMNMAEKITMARQLEKLGVDIIEAGFPAASQGDFDAVTKIAESVGDIQVAGLCRALISDIDRAYDAVKHARNPRIHTFIATSDIHMKHKFNKEPEQILEMARKAVRHAASLTPNVEFSAEDASRSRWDFLAQVVEAAIEEGATTINIPDTVGYAQPEEFGKLITYLLETVPNSDKAVFSVHCHNDLGLGVANTLAAIKAGARQAEVTLSGIGERAGNAALEEVIMALHTRKDYYDVETSIVTEHLFPSCRRLATTIGQPISPYKAIVGANAFAHESGIHQDGMLKNRQTYEIMTPESIGKKGTSIVIGKHSGRNALGSKLTEMGYHLDDTQIAAVFKAIKTLADKKEEIFDEDVEALVLEEAYRIHDLYRVKELSVFSGTAGVSPHAAIVLEDFSKGSEDPVQIQEVGFGGGPINAVFSTINKMVGRDPKLELYSVNAVTGGTDAQGAVMVHITDNGVKSIGRGSDEDIIVASAKAYINAINRIERMKQEKQNA; encoded by the coding sequence ATGTCTGATAAAGTCTATATTTTCGATACAACTTTGCGTGATGGCGAACAGTCCCCCGGTGCAACCATGAACATGGCTGAGAAAATCACCATGGCCCGTCAACTTGAAAAACTTGGTGTAGATATTATCGAAGCAGGTTTTCCAGCTGCCAGTCAGGGTGACTTTGATGCTGTCACAAAAATTGCTGAATCTGTCGGTGATATTCAGGTTGCAGGACTTTGCCGCGCGTTGATTTCCGACATTGATCGCGCCTACGATGCTGTAAAGCATGCCAGAAACCCCAGAATTCACACCTTTATTGCTACTTCCGATATCCATATGAAACATAAGTTTAATAAGGAACCGGAACAGATTCTGGAAATGGCTCGAAAGGCTGTGCGGCATGCAGCATCACTGACTCCCAATGTTGAATTTTCTGCCGAAGATGCCTCCCGTTCGCGCTGGGATTTTTTGGCGCAGGTTGTTGAAGCAGCAATCGAAGAGGGGGCAACAACAATTAATATTCCTGATACAGTTGGTTATGCCCAGCCTGAAGAGTTCGGTAAATTGATAACCTACCTGCTCGAAACTGTACCTAACAGTGATAAGGCTGTTTTCAGCGTACATTGCCATAATGATCTCGGATTGGGCGTTGCCAATACTTTAGCGGCAATCAAGGCCGGGGCCAGACAGGCAGAAGTTACACTGTCCGGCATCGGTGAACGCGCGGGTAATGCGGCTCTTGAAGAAGTTATTATGGCCCTGCACACACGCAAAGACTACTATGATGTGGAAACTTCTATCGTTACGGAACATCTGTTTCCTTCCTGCCGCAGGCTGGCAACCACTATAGGGCAGCCGATTTCGCCTTATAAGGCTATTGTAGGGGCCAATGCTTTTGCTCATGAATCCGGCATCCATCAGGATGGTATGTTGAAAAACCGTCAGACCTACGAGATTATGACTCCTGAGTCTATTGGTAAAAAAGGCACGTCAATTGTTATCGGCAAACATTCCGGTAGAAATGCACTGGGTTCTAAGCTCACTGAAATGGGTTATCATCTGGATGATACTCAGATTGCAGCCGTATTTAAAGCAATCAAAACTTTGGCTGATAAGAAAGAAGAGATTTTTGATGAAGACGTTGAAGCATTGGTGCTGGAAGAAGCTTACCGCATCCACGATTTGTATCGAGTAAAAGAACTTTCTGTCTTTTCCGGAACTGCAGGGGTTTCACCTCATGCAGCAATAGTTTTGGAAGATTTCAGCAAAGGAAGTGAAGATCCGGTGCAGATTCAGGAAGTGGGCTTTGGTGGAGGGCCAATCAACGCGGTGTTTTCCACTATTAATAAGATGGTAGGCAGAGATCCTAAATTGGAACTCTATTCCGTAAACGCAGTTACCGGCGGAACAGATGCGCAGGGTGCGGTTATGGTTCATATTACTGATAACGGTGTAAAATCCATCGGGCGCGGTTCTGACGAGGACATTATTGTCGCCAGTGCCAAAGCTTATATCAATGCCATTAACAGGATTGAACGCATGAAACAGGAGAAACAGAATGCCTAA
- the coaE gene encoding dephospho-CoA kinase (Dephospho-CoA kinase (CoaE) performs the final step in coenzyme A biosynthesis.), which yields MSNNEDLLKNEAELSWNINAKTADFNVRLDKFWGTALEAEGISRGKVKDWIKAGLAEINGKVCKKPNQKLMGTEELSLKGESEITFLTPEDKPLDIIFNDGRIAIINKPAGLTTHPAPSCPDDTLVHRLIHHFPEIREMDQWRPGIVHRLDKFTSGLIAIAQNDHDRLALSAAFSERDVSKTYLAIVHGVPHRDFDEIDQPMGRHPIHKTKMAIVQKGGRDARSSYEVLWCDPAKRASLVKVKIFTGRTHQIRVHMAHIGHPLVGDQTYGAQQHHIWQKQGKPLADLAQRQMLHAYSLSFNHPGSGEKLSFTLEPPRDFVNLLEELNRSVQRVGLIGMPCSGKSAVLDILTRQGIPVFSADESVANSYLKDGSGWEMIRQRFGNRFIDSETGDIDKKALFATMRDDESLRREIMNIVHPIVRHEAEEFFKANATAPLAVAEVPLLLEAGWHCEKAVDAVIGVRCPTDKRTGELRDKRNLSPEILAVFDSWQWDEKAKMDCCTTVIENDADMDKLENETSKALDKLATLRKNKEIRFKKFLRELFKTEKI from the coding sequence ATGAGCAATAATGAAGACCTTCTCAAAAATGAAGCTGAACTTAGCTGGAATATAAATGCCAAAACAGCTGATTTTAATGTCAGACTTGATAAATTCTGGGGAACAGCACTTGAGGCGGAAGGAATCTCCCGCGGCAAAGTAAAAGACTGGATCAAGGCAGGGTTAGCCGAAATTAACGGTAAAGTCTGCAAAAAACCAAACCAGAAATTGATGGGCACTGAAGAACTCAGCCTTAAAGGCGAATCTGAAATAACTTTTCTCACCCCCGAAGACAAACCGCTTGATATTATATTTAATGACGGGCGAATTGCTATCATCAATAAACCGGCAGGACTCACTACCCATCCGGCCCCGAGCTGCCCGGATGATACACTTGTGCATCGCCTTATCCATCATTTTCCTGAAATCAGGGAAATGGACCAGTGGCGGCCCGGCATTGTGCATCGTTTAGATAAATTTACTTCCGGACTGATTGCCATCGCGCAAAATGATCATGACCGCCTCGCCCTGTCTGCTGCTTTTTCTGAGCGCGATGTGAGTAAAACCTACCTCGCAATTGTACATGGTGTTCCGCATCGTGATTTTGATGAGATTGACCAGCCGATGGGCAGACATCCTATCCACAAAACCAAGATGGCTATCGTTCAAAAAGGCGGGCGCGACGCTCGTTCCAGCTACGAAGTGCTTTGGTGTGACCCTGCAAAACGGGCCAGCCTTGTTAAAGTAAAAATCTTCACAGGACGTACCCATCAGATCAGAGTTCACATGGCCCATATCGGCCACCCGCTTGTAGGCGATCAGACTTACGGTGCACAGCAGCATCACATCTGGCAAAAACAAGGTAAGCCACTGGCTGATCTTGCGCAGCGGCAAATGCTGCATGCCTACAGCCTGTCATTCAACCATCCCGGTTCAGGTGAAAAACTTAGTTTCACACTTGAGCCACCCAGAGATTTTGTTAATCTGCTGGAAGAACTCAACAGGTCTGTTCAGCGTGTCGGCTTGATCGGTATGCCGTGCAGCGGCAAATCTGCGGTACTTGATATACTGACCAGACAAGGAATTCCCGTATTCAGCGCAGATGAATCTGTTGCAAATTCATATCTGAAAGACGGCTCAGGCTGGGAAATGATCCGCCAGAGATTCGGAAACAGGTTCATTGATTCAGAAACAGGCGACATTGATAAAAAAGCCCTGTTTGCCACCATGCGTGACGATGAATCTCTACGCCGAGAAATCATGAATATTGTTCATCCGATTGTCCGGCATGAGGCTGAAGAATTCTTTAAAGCCAATGCAACCGCCCCTCTGGCTGTGGCGGAAGTTCCCCTTCTTCTGGAAGCTGGTTGGCATTGCGAAAAAGCCGTTGATGCAGTTATCGGAGTCCGCTGCCCGACGGATAAACGTACAGGAGAATTGAGGGATAAAAGAAATCTTTCTCCTGAAATTCTGGCTGTATTTGATTCATGGCAGTGGGACGAAAAGGCAAAGATGGATTGCTGCACCACAGTGATCGAAAACGATGCTGATATGGATAAATTAGAAAATGAAACATCAAAGGCTCTTGATAAGCTTGCAACACTTCGCAAGAACAAAGAAATTCGCTTTAAAAAATTCCTGAGAGAACTTTTTAAGACAGAAAAAATATAA
- the leuB gene encoding 3-isopropylmalate dehydrogenase codes for MKICIMPGDGIGPEIMAQGKKVLEVIGKKFGHQFDTTEALIGGVAIDETGVPLPDETVKACKESDAVLLGAVGGPKWDTIDPSIRPEKGLLGIRKELSLFANLRPAALFPQLKDACFLRPDIVEKGIDVMVVRELTGGIYFGEPRGTKTENGERMGYNTMIYYEHEVKRIAKVAFEAARKRDKRLCSVDKANVLDVSRVWREIVTEVAADYPDVELSHMYVDNAAMQLVRDPSQFDVIVTGNLFGDILSDEAAVITGSIGMLPSASLGESNPGLYEPIHGSAPDIAGQDKANPLATILSIAMMLRYSFNLTEEAECIEVAVEKTLSQGLRTGDIMDEGGTLVGCTEMGAAVLQNI; via the coding sequence ATGAAAATATGTATAATGCCCGGAGACGGAATCGGGCCGGAGATAATGGCTCAAGGTAAAAAAGTCCTTGAAGTGATCGGAAAAAAATTTGGTCATCAATTTGATACAACAGAAGCACTTATCGGCGGAGTCGCAATTGATGAAACAGGTGTGCCGCTGCCTGATGAAACAGTCAAAGCCTGCAAAGAGTCAGATGCTGTTCTTCTCGGCGCAGTAGGCGGGCCGAAGTGGGATACAATTGATCCCTCCATCCGTCCGGAGAAAGGTCTGCTCGGAATCCGCAAGGAATTGTCCCTGTTTGCCAATCTGCGTCCGGCAGCACTTTTCCCGCAGCTTAAAGATGCTTGTTTTCTGCGTCCTGATATCGTTGAAAAAGGTATCGATGTTATGGTTGTCCGCGAGCTTACCGGAGGAATTTATTTCGGTGAACCGCGCGGAACTAAAACCGAAAACGGCGAACGCATGGGCTATAACACCATGATATACTATGAGCATGAAGTAAAACGCATTGCCAAAGTTGCTTTCGAAGCTGCTCGTAAACGTGACAAACGTCTCTGCTCTGTTGATAAAGCAAATGTACTGGATGTTTCCCGTGTATGGCGTGAAATTGTCACTGAAGTTGCCGCTGACTATCCTGACGTTGAACTTAGCCATATGTATGTTGATAACGCTGCCATGCAGCTTGTCCGCGATCCTTCACAGTTTGATGTTATTGTGACCGGCAACCTGTTCGGAGACATCCTTTCCGACGAAGCCGCTGTGATTACCGGATCAATCGGAATGCTGCCTTCGGCATCTCTGGGTGAATCCAACCCCGGGCTTTATGAGCCTATCCACGGCTCCGCTCCTGATATAGCTGGACAGGATAAAGCCAATCCGCTGGCAACTATTCTTTCTATAGCAATGATGCTGCGTTATTCATTCAATCTTACTGAAGAGGCCGAATGCATTGAAGTCGCAGTTGAGAAAACCCTCAGTCAGGGGTTACGCACAGGTGACATTATGGACGAAGGTGGAACCCTCGTCGGATGTACTGAAATGGGCGCAGCTGTTTTGCAGAATATTTAA
- the leuC gene encoding 3-isopropylmalate dehydratase large subunit has product MPKTLAEKILQAHTEETVKEAGQIVRCNVSMVLANDITAPLAIKSFRAMGAEQVFDKDKVALVCDHFTPNKDIDSAEQVKLVREFAHEKNVTHYYEGGEVGVEHALLPEMGLVGPSDIVIGADSHTCTYGGLGAFATGMGSTDIAGAMALGETWFKVPPSIKVEIEGTPDQHVGAKDYILNLIGNIGVSGALYKALEFSGSVVDDLSIEGRMTIANMAIEAGGKVGLFPVDAKTLEYCTAAGRTGDVELRADEGAVYERVVSINVTGMKPQIACPHLPDNVKPVDEVKNMKIHQSVIGSCTNGRISDLREAAAILKGRKADKNVRLIILPATPSIWKQALKEGLLEIFMDAGAIVGPATCGPCLGGHMGILAGGERSIATTNRNFKGRMGSLQSEVFLSNPAVAAASAIAGEIIDPSAL; this is encoded by the coding sequence ATGCCTAAGACTTTAGCTGAAAAAATTTTACAAGCACATACCGAAGAAACCGTCAAAGAAGCCGGACAGATTGTGCGATGTAATGTTTCGATGGTTCTGGCTAATGACATTACCGCCCCCCTCGCCATTAAATCCTTTAGGGCTATGGGCGCGGAGCAGGTCTTTGATAAAGATAAAGTTGCCCTTGTCTGTGATCACTTCACACCGAATAAGGATATTGATTCGGCCGAACAGGTTAAACTTGTGCGCGAATTTGCTCACGAAAAAAATGTTACCCATTATTATGAGGGCGGAGAAGTCGGCGTAGAACACGCGCTGCTTCCTGAAATGGGCCTTGTCGGACCATCTGACATTGTTATCGGAGCTGACAGTCATACCTGTACCTACGGTGGGCTTGGCGCATTTGCCACTGGCATGGGGTCTACCGATATCGCCGGAGCAATGGCGCTTGGTGAAACATGGTTCAAAGTGCCTCCGTCCATCAAAGTGGAAATCGAAGGAACTCCAGATCAGCATGTAGGAGCTAAAGACTATATTCTTAATTTGATCGGAAACATCGGTGTTTCCGGTGCTCTTTACAAAGCGCTTGAATTCAGCGGCTCCGTTGTGGATGATCTTTCTATCGAAGGGCGTATGACTATTGCCAATATGGCCATTGAAGCAGGCGGCAAAGTCGGTCTGTTTCCGGTAGACGCTAAGACTCTTGAGTATTGCACGGCTGCCGGCAGAACTGGTGATGTTGAACTTCGCGCAGACGAAGGAGCAGTTTACGAAAGAGTTGTAAGTATCAATGTAACAGGCATGAAGCCTCAGATTGCCTGTCCGCATCTTCCCGATAATGTGAAGCCTGTTGATGAAGTTAAAAATATGAAAATTCATCAGTCTGTCATCGGCTCGTGCACCAACGGGCGTATTTCCGATCTGCGTGAAGCAGCTGCGATTCTTAAAGGACGCAAGGCCGATAAAAATGTTCGCCTGATCATTCTTCCTGCAACTCCTTCTATCTGGAAGCAGGCACTTAAAGAGGGGCTTCTTGAAATTTTCATGGATGCCGGAGCAATAGTCGGACCTGCAACCTGCGGCCCCTGTCTTGGCGGCCATATGGGCATTTTGGCTGGCGGGGAAAGGTCGATCGCTACTACCAACCGCAATTTCAAGGGACGTATGGGCAGCCTTCAGAGTGAAGTTTTTCTCTCCAATCCTGCGGTTGCGGCAGCCAGTGCCATTGCCGGTGAGATTATAGATCCTTCGGCTCTTTAG